Part of the Faecalibacterium duncaniae genome, TCCGTGGCTCACCTGCACCGGCACGGTGGGGATTCTGGGGGTCTGCATGGTGCTGCACGGCATCTACAATCTGCTGATCACCGCCGACGGCTTCTGGCAGATGGTCGGGTACTTCTTTCCTTCTGCCATCATCGTCACCCTGTTTGCGGCAAGGCTGCTCCACAGGGGCAGGCACACTGTTTTTCACTGACCGTTTCCCGCTCTTTTCCGGAGCGGGAAATTTTTTTGAACTTTTTTCAAATTTGGGTGAAAGGAATCGGCGCGAACTGTATTATAGGAGATAGAGAGGACGGAAAGCAGCCGCTCTGATGATCTCTCAAAAGGAGGGACTGTCCATGACCCAGAAGGCGAGTGTTCGTATGGAGGAAATTCGCCGCCGCACACGCAGGCTTCGTCAAAGGCGGGCACATCGAATCAACTGCGCTCTCTCCGCAGCTTGTCTGTTTTTGACAGTCGGCATTGCGTCCCTGCTGTATCAGGAGCATGTTCCGGGTCTTTCCATCGTTCTGGCCGGGTACGGCTCGGTGCTGCTGCACAGCGGCGCTGATGCTTATATCGTGGTCAGCGTCGGCTCCTTTGTCACCGGCGTTGTATTCACGTTGCTCGGCATCCGGTACAGGCGGTACAAAACACTGCACCGCCCCTTCTCCCCGGATGCCGCAGACAAGGCTTCCTCCCAAAGCCTCTCTGACGACCAGTAGCGCCCTCCATGCTCTTCTCCCACACACTTTTCTCCATACCCCGAAAAGGCTCTGCCGTTTCTCCCGGCAGAGCCTTTTCCCTTTTAACCAAAAACAGCACGCCGAAACCGAACGGCGTGCTGTTTTTTCTGGTTCTATGGTTATCTGTCCCACTTGTCGCACAGGGCGTTGATCTGGTCGGCAAACTTGGCAAGATCCTTGTTGGCCCCGCCCTCGTTGTGCTCGATGACGCGGAGCAGCCGCTTGCCGGCGCTGACCAGCCGCTGGAACACCGTTGCGGCGCGGGACGCGCCCTCACTGGGCTTGTGCTCCAGCCGGACACGGGAGCCTTCCTGCAGGCAGACCGCACCCTCGGCCCCAATGGCCCACTGCTCCCCATTGTAAGGGGCACAGGCGGTAAAGCCCTGCTCGGTCAGGGTCTGGGCAAAGATGTTCTCCACCTCGTCCTCGCCATGGATGACAAACACCCTCTTGGGCTTGGGGCTGAACGCATTCACCCAGGCCAGCAGTCCCTCGCGGTCGGCATGGCCCGAAAGGCCCGTCAGCTGACAGATCTCTGCCTGCACATCGATGGTCTCACCGAACAGCTTGACATTGACGGCACCATCGATCAGGGTGCGGCCCAGCGTTCCCACGGCCTGATAGCCCACAAAAAGGATCGTGCACTCCGGCCGCCACAGATTGTGCTTGAGGTGGTGGCGGATGCGGCCTGCCTCGCACATGCCGCTGGCCGAGATGATGACCTTGGGCACCCGGTCGGCGTTGATCATCCGGGACTCATCGCTGGTCACGCTGACCTGCAGCCCCGGGAACTGGATGGGATCGATGCCCTGGGCCAGCAGCGCCCGGGTATCCTCGTCAAAGCAGTCGGGGTCGGTATCTTTGAAGATGCGGGTCGCCTCAATGGCAAGGGGGCTGTCGATGTAGACCGGGAAATTGCCGTGGCCGGTGACCAGCCCCTCTTTTTTGATTTCACGGATAAAGTAGAGCAGCTCCTGGGTACGGCCCACCGCAAAGCTGGGGATGACCACATTGCCGCCCCGGTCAAAGGTGCGCTGCAGGATCCTGCTCAGCTCCCCCACATAGTCCGGGCGGGGACCGTGGCTGCGGTCACCATACGTAGACTCCATAAACACATAGTCCGCGTCCCGGATCGTTGTCGGGTCCTTGATGATGGGCTGATGCTGGTTGCCGATGTCTCCGGAAAAGACCAGCTTGGTGGTGGTGCCGCTCTCAGTGACCCAGATCTCGATGCTGGACGAACCCAGCAGATGGCCCACATCGATGAAGCGGATCACAAGGCCCGGGGCCAGCTCGATCTTAGTGTTATACTCCATGCCCCGGAACAGCTGCATGGCCGCCTCGGCATCCTGCACTGTGTACATCGGCTCCACCGGCTCGGCACCGGCACGCTTCGCCTTGCGGTTCTTCCACTCAGCTTCAAACTCCTGAATGTGGGCAGAGTCCCGCAGCATGATGCTGCACAGCTGAGTCGTGGGCTTGGTGGCATAGATCCTGCCCCGGAAGCCGTTGCGCACCAGCAGCGGCAGCTGGCCTGTGTGGTCGATATGCGCATGGGTCACCAGCACGCCGTCAATTTCACCCGGTGCCACAGGAAAGGGCTGGTTTTCGTAGACATCCTTCCCCTGCTCCATGCCGCAGTCGATGAGGTAGCGCTGCCCAGCTGCTTCCAGCAGGGTGCAGCTGCCCGTGACCTCGTGGTTGGCTCCCAAAAATGTGAGCTTCATAGATACACCTCCCAGTTCGGTTTTGCACCCTTAGTATAGCATAACTCGCCGCGTCCATCTGCCCAAATC contains:
- a CDS encoding MBL fold metallo-hydrolase RNA specificity domain-containing protein translates to MKLTFLGANHEVTGSCTLLEAAGQRYLIDCGMEQGKDVYENQPFPVAPGEIDGVLVTHAHIDHTGQLPLLVRNGFRGRIYATKPTTQLCSIMLRDSAHIQEFEAEWKNRKAKRAGAEPVEPMYTVQDAEAAMQLFRGMEYNTKIELAPGLVIRFIDVGHLLGSSSIEIWVTESGTTTKLVFSGDIGNQHQPIIKDPTTIRDADYVFMESTYGDRSHGPRPDYVGELSRILQRTFDRGGNVVIPSFAVGRTQELLYFIREIKKEGLVTGHGNFPVYIDSPLAIEATRIFKDTDPDCFDEDTRALLAQGIDPIQFPGLQVSVTSDESRMINADRVPKVIISASGMCEAGRIRHHLKHNLWRPECTILFVGYQAVGTLGRTLIDGAVNVKLFGETIDVQAEICQLTGLSGHADREGLLAWVNAFSPKPKRVFVIHGEDEVENIFAQTLTEQGFTACAPYNGEQWAIGAEGAVCLQEGSRVRLEHKPSEGASRAATVFQRLVSAGKRLLRVIEHNEGGANKDLAKFADQINALCDKWDR